A part of Quatrionicoccus australiensis genomic DNA contains:
- a CDS encoding GIY-YIG nuclease family protein produces the protein MRPFSIRIFVPSGDPEGVRIVSRDDWPGKAVVFPRALLGEVKGRREYQQPGVYLLAGGKRLYIGEGDPLGERLDSHARNKTFWKKARPLTKPPSDWGLYFFIMQACSSLPTLPKRNWRW, from the coding sequence ATGCGCCCTTTCTCGATCAGGATTTTCGTTCCCTCCGGCGACCCGGAAGGCGTCCGCATCGTCAGCCGTGACGACTGGCCGGGCAAGGCCGTGGTCTTTCCGCGCGCGCTGCTCGGCGAGGTCAAGGGCCGGCGCGAATACCAGCAGCCGGGCGTTTATCTGCTGGCCGGCGGCAAGCGCCTCTATATCGGCGAGGGCGATCCGCTCGGCGAGCGCCTGGACAGCCATGCGCGCAACAAGACCTTCTGGAAGAAGGCCAGACCGCTGACAAAGCCTCCAAGCGATTGGGGGCTTTATTTTTTTATAATGCAGGCATGCTCAAGCCTGCCTACCCTGCCCAAACGGAACTGGAGATGGTGA
- a CDS encoding nuclease-related domain-containing protein, whose translation MIWGLVLEIIGLVPLLILVALVLWKKRQLDREERRDPILTELRVLPAHSLRERQDKIVETRIDNLIYVLTVGLLTALFISSRRIDMATLAWDWLDILFIVLAIGSALYFGRRVTRDMPLQLKYRQGIRAEQAVAQELAASLAGDNRIIHDIQAGEFNIDHVVITPVGVFAVETKSRLKPPAGNGSPRVKYDGKRLEFPGWSETKPIEQAARQAKWLADYLQKSTGETFPVFAVLALPGWFIDYSVRVTEQMVRVINPKNSGWLLLPGKQPIRLDPPAIQRAAFQIEKLAQVPAPE comes from the coding sequence ATGATTTGGGGCCTGGTTCTGGAAATCATCGGTCTCGTGCCATTGCTGATCCTGGTCGCCCTCGTACTCTGGAAAAAACGGCAACTGGATCGTGAAGAACGGCGTGACCCGATTCTGACCGAACTGCGCGTCCTGCCCGCCCACAGCCTGCGCGAACGCCAGGACAAGATTGTCGAGACGCGCATCGACAATCTGATCTACGTGCTTACGGTTGGCTTGCTGACTGCGTTGTTCATTTCATCGCGCCGCATTGATATGGCAACGCTAGCCTGGGATTGGCTGGACATTCTCTTCATCGTCCTCGCCATTGGTAGCGCGCTTTACTTTGGCCGCCGGGTCACCCGCGACATGCCGCTGCAACTCAAGTACAGGCAGGGCATCCGCGCCGAACAAGCCGTGGCACAGGAACTCGCCGCTTCGCTGGCCGGCGACAACCGCATCATCCACGACATCCAGGCCGGCGAATTCAATATCGACCATGTCGTGATCACGCCGGTTGGCGTGTTTGCCGTGGAAACCAAGTCGCGCCTCAAACCGCCGGCCGGCAACGGTTCGCCGCGGGTGAAGTACGACGGCAAGCGACTGGAGTTCCCCGGCTGGAGCGAAACCAAACCGATCGAGCAGGCAGCGCGGCAGGCCAAGTGGCTGGCCGACTATTTGCAGAAATCGACTGGCGAAACCTTCCCGGTTTTTGCCGTGCTCGCCCTGCCCGGCTGGTTCATCGACTACAGCGTGCGCGTGACCGAGCAGATGGTGCGCGTGATCAACCCGAAAAACAGTGGCTGGTTGCTCCTGCCCGGCAAACAGCCGATCCGGCTCGACCCGCCTGCCATCCAGCGCGCCGCCTTCCAGATCGAAAAGCTGGCCCAGGTGCCGGCGCCCGAATAA
- a CDS encoding class I SAM-dependent DNA methyltransferase → MQIDQFLSRWRHAGGSERANYQLFIADLCDLLEVDKPQPANVDTRDNPYVFERRVVFHHGDGSTSNGFIDCYKRGSFIGEAKKIRAGAETRMFDDAMLRARGQAENYARHLPADEGRPPFLVVLDVGHVIELYAEFTCTGGSYTPFPDPRSHRIKLDDLAKPEIRARLKAVWSDPHSLDPARRTARATRDIAIRLARVAQSLEGKYPPERVAAFLSRCLFSMFAEDVGLLPKIDNEGAFTGLLKTLHNAPEQFVPLVAELWKAMDEGQFSVAVRAQLPRFNGKLFKNPEVLPVDRAQIELLLEASRADWAEVEPAIFGTLLESALNPLERHDLGAHYTPRAYVDRLILPAVIEPLRADWHDTQAAALLLANEGKLSQAADLVRAWHHKLCNIRVLDPACGSGNFLYVTLEHMKRLEGEVLDTLAQLGDTQQRLEVEGLTVDPHQFLGLEINPRAAAIAEMVLWIGYLQWHFRTQGSGLPPSPILRDFKNIECRDAVLASDAVEFATDASGKLLSRWDGRTTRPHPVTGELVPDESAQVPLERYSNPRPAAWPQADYIVGNPPFIGAASMRQSLGDGYTEALRAAWPEVPESADFVMFWWHHAAGLTRQGNVRRFGFITTNSLKQTFNRRVLEQHLNGEPPLSLAWAIPDHPWVDAASGAAVRIAMTVGSAEDKPGVLETVVAEGGAEADAVHIELKAKTGRIHADLSIGADVVGAKALRGNGGISSPGLKLHGAGFIVTPEDATRLQPCDRIRAYRNGKDLTDKPRGVSVIDLYGLTAEEVRSRYPATYQWVLERVKPERDQNNRAIYRDNWWIFGEPRKDLRAMLAGLPRYIATVETAKHRLFQFLDASIAPDNKLICITLADAYALGVLSSQIHGAWALAAGSRLGVGNDPVYVKTTCFEKFPFPAASPEQQARIAALAEQLDTHRKRQQAAHPELTLTGMYNVLGKLRAGEALTAKDKAIHEMGLVAVLRQLHDELDAAVLAAYGWSDLAPDDSAALLERLVALNAERAREEAGGQIRWLRPDFQNPGAAASPAGQPVDTPQQGKMVLPENPASTATPAAGSKRPWPPGLPEQVAAIAQLLAESPLPLSEPEIASRFSGKGAWKKRLPQLLETLVALGRARQNDDGQFGASK, encoded by the coding sequence TTCATCGCCGATCTGTGCGATCTGCTGGAAGTCGACAAACCCCAGCCAGCCAACGTAGACACCCGCGACAACCCTTACGTCTTCGAGCGCCGCGTCGTCTTTCACCACGGCGACGGCAGCACCAGCAACGGTTTCATCGACTGCTACAAGCGCGGCAGCTTCATCGGCGAAGCCAAAAAAATCCGCGCCGGCGCCGAAACCCGCATGTTCGACGACGCCATGCTGCGCGCCCGCGGCCAGGCCGAAAACTACGCCCGCCACCTGCCCGCCGACGAAGGCCGCCCGCCCTTCCTGGTCGTCCTCGATGTCGGCCACGTCATCGAGCTTTACGCCGAATTCACCTGCACCGGCGGCAGCTACACGCCCTTCCCCGATCCGCGCAGCCACCGCATCAAGCTCGACGACCTCGCCAAACCGGAAATCCGCGCCCGCCTCAAGGCCGTCTGGAGCGACCCGCACAGCCTCGACCCGGCCCGCCGCACCGCCCGCGCCACGCGCGACATCGCCATCCGCCTGGCGCGCGTCGCCCAGTCGCTGGAAGGCAAATACCCACCCGAGCGCGTCGCAGCCTTTCTTTCGCGCTGCCTGTTCTCGATGTTTGCCGAAGACGTCGGCCTGCTGCCCAAGATCGACAACGAAGGCGCCTTCACCGGCCTGCTCAAGACCTTGCACAACGCGCCGGAACAATTCGTGCCGCTCGTCGCCGAACTCTGGAAGGCGATGGACGAAGGCCAGTTCTCGGTCGCCGTACGCGCCCAGCTGCCGCGCTTCAACGGCAAACTGTTCAAGAATCCCGAAGTTTTACCGGTCGACCGTGCGCAAATCGAACTTTTGCTCGAAGCCAGCCGCGCCGACTGGGCCGAAGTCGAACCGGCCATTTTCGGCACCCTGCTCGAAAGCGCGCTGAACCCGCTGGAGCGCCACGACCTCGGCGCGCATTACACGCCGCGCGCCTACGTCGACCGCCTGATCCTGCCCGCCGTCATCGAGCCGCTGCGCGCCGACTGGCACGACACCCAGGCCGCCGCGCTGCTCCTCGCCAACGAAGGCAAGCTCAGTCAAGCCGCCGACCTCGTCCGCGCCTGGCACCACAAGCTGTGCAACATCCGCGTGCTCGACCCGGCTTGCGGCTCCGGCAACTTCCTCTACGTCACGCTCGAGCACATGAAGCGCCTCGAAGGCGAAGTGCTCGACACCCTGGCTCAGCTGGGCGACACGCAGCAACGCCTGGAAGTCGAGGGCCTGACCGTCGACCCGCACCAGTTCCTCGGCCTCGAAATCAACCCGCGCGCCGCCGCCATCGCCGAAATGGTGCTATGGATCGGCTACCTGCAATGGCATTTCCGCACCCAGGGCAGCGGCCTGCCGCCCAGCCCCATCCTGCGCGACTTCAAGAACATCGAATGCCGCGACGCCGTGCTCGCCAGCGATGCCGTCGAATTCGCCACGGACGCCTCCGGCAAGCTGCTCAGCCGCTGGGACGGCCGCACGACCAGGCCGCACCCGGTCACCGGCGAGCTGGTGCCGGACGAAAGCGCGCAAGTGCCGCTGGAGCGCTACAGCAACCCGCGCCCCGCCGCCTGGCCGCAGGCCGACTACATCGTCGGCAACCCGCCTTTCATCGGCGCTGCCAGCATGCGCCAGTCGCTCGGCGACGGCTACACCGAAGCCCTGCGCGCCGCCTGGCCGGAGGTGCCGGAATCGGCCGATTTCGTGATGTTCTGGTGGCACCACGCCGCCGGCCTGACCCGCCAGGGAAATGTCAGGCGCTTCGGCTTCATCACCACCAACAGCCTGAAACAGACCTTCAACCGCCGTGTACTGGAGCAGCACCTCAACGGCGAACCGCCGCTCAGCCTCGCCTGGGCCATTCCCGACCATCCCTGGGTCGATGCCGCCAGCGGTGCCGCCGTGCGCATCGCGATGACGGTCGGCAGCGCCGAAGACAAACCGGGCGTGCTGGAAACGGTCGTTGCCGAAGGCGGTGCCGAAGCCGATGCGGTCCACATCGAATTAAAGGCCAAAACCGGGCGCATTCATGCGGACTTGAGCATCGGCGCCGATGTCGTTGGTGCCAAGGCGCTGCGCGGCAACGGTGGCATCAGCTCGCCCGGCCTCAAGCTGCACGGAGCTGGTTTCATCGTCACCCCGGAAGATGCGACCAGGCTGCAACCCTGCGACCGCATTCGCGCCTATCGCAATGGCAAGGACCTAACCGACAAACCGCGCGGCGTTTCGGTCATCGACCTTTACGGCTTGACGGCCGAAGAAGTGCGCAGCCGCTACCCGGCGACTTATCAATGGGTACTGGAACGGGTCAAACCGGAACGCGATCAGAACAACCGGGCCATCTACCGCGACAACTGGTGGATATTCGGTGAACCCCGCAAAGACCTGCGCGCCATGCTGGCCGGTCTGCCCCGCTACATCGCCACCGTCGAAACTGCCAAGCACCGTCTCTTCCAGTTCCTTGACGCCAGCATCGCCCCCGACAACAAGCTGATCTGCATCACACTGGCCGACGCGTACGCTCTCGGCGTGCTGTCCTCGCAAATTCATGGCGCTTGGGCGCTGGCCGCCGGTAGCCGCCTCGGTGTCGGCAACGACCCGGTCTACGTCAAAACCACCTGCTTCGAGAAATTCCCCTTCCCCGCCGCCAGCCCCGAGCAGCAAGCCCGCATCGCCGCCCTCGCCGAACAGCTCGATACCCACCGCAAGCGCCAGCAGGCGGCGCATCCCGAGCTGACGCTGACGGGGATGTACAACGTGCTGGGCAAATTGCGCGCCGGCGAAGCGTTGACCGCCAAGGACAAGGCCATCCACGAAATGGGCCTGGTGGCGGTGCTGCGCCAGTTGCACGACGAACTCGACGCCGCCGTGCTTGCCGCCTACGGCTGGTCCGATCTCGCGCCGGACGACAGCGCCGCGCTGCTCGAACGCCTGGTCGCGCTCAACGCCGAACGCGCCCGCGAAGAAGCCGGCGGCCAGATCCGCTGGCTGCGCCCCGACTTCCAGAATCCGGGTGCCGCCGCATCCCCGGCCGGCCAGCCGGTCGACACGCCGCAACAGGGCAAAATGGTTTTGCCCGAAAATCCGGCGTCGACCGCTACGCCCGCCGCCGGCAGCAAACGCCCCTGGCCGCCCGGCCTGCCCGAGCAGGTCGCCGCCATCGCCCAGCTTCTCGCCGAAAGCCCGCTGCCGCTCAGCGAGCCGGAAATCGCCAGCCGCTTCAGCGGCAAAGGTGCCTGGAAAAAACGCCTGCCGCAACTGCTCGAAACCCTGGTCGCCCTCGGCCGCGCCCGGCAAAACGACGACGGCCAGTTTGGAGCGAGCAAATGA